The following nucleotide sequence is from Cucumis melo cultivar AY chromosome 1, USDA_Cmelo_AY_1.0, whole genome shotgun sequence.
aaaaaaagaaagttgcATGATGTGTAAAAAGGTTTATTGAAGGAAAATAGAAGACTGTACCAAATATTCAAGGGTCCTAGAGATGTCTAATATCGATTTTACACCAGCTGAGATGACAACTACAAGGGTTCTTCCTAGCTCTGTGAGATCAGAAGATATATCCATTGTTGAAAAAGGCAGTTGAAAACAAATAGAGCACAAGAAAAAAGTTATTCATGGGTTTGTTGAAAGGGATTGCTTGCCATTCATCCATACAAAAGTATTTTACTTTGTTCACCATGTTTATAAACGCCTCCAATGCCCCCAGTCACAAACACTGGGATGCCAACCTACAATAAATTTCCAAGAACAGCACTATTGAGAAGGTTAAAAAGCTGAAAAATTGTGAAGTATATGTTTAAGAATCAAATACAGAATAAAAAACCAcaacatatttttcatccatATTTTGCATCCAACATTCTGTCTTTTATGTATTGATGAATTTTGCTTAAGAATACTTTCTCAGCTTGAGGAAAAGTGATGTACAATACACCAGAACATGCAAAAGCATCAATTTAAACTTAGATTCACAAATAAACCTCTTCTTTAGcatgatgatgataataataagttcTCATACTACCTTATATGAAATTAGACCAcatcaagaaattaaaaagataaaatatggCAGTTTGAAATACAAACTTTCTGTGGACTTTCCTCTGGTGTTTTTATGGTTAAGTGAAAGGTACTAATGGTATCTTATCATCCCATTGCGTAGATAGTCGAAGAATTGCCTTAGCAAATGCAAGCTTTAAATTTTCATGTTTCTCCATAAAAACTACAACTATCATTTCATGTCTGCTCATTCTATGTCTTAAATTTCTTATATGATACTTATTCTAAAATATATTGATCAAATTGATAAAAAACTGAAGTTTGATTACGAATGCTCCTACTTTTTTAGCCATTCGGTTTGCTCTCATGTCACTCTTCTCAATAAAAACTTTCCTATTATTTTAAACATCATTTGCCTTTCAAAACTTTTGATATGGAGCAGCTGCTCTAAGGGTTTCATCAACTGTTAACCTCTTAACAGACCTCTGCAAAATATGACACTCAATAGAAAAGTGTGCTTCAATACCAAAATTAAATTCACATATCTCGAATGAAAGGGTTAGGAAGTTGGCTAACCTTTGGAAGCATTAGTTTAATATATCGTCCCTTGTCCAACAAAAAGATTACATTTTTTGCCCGCCCATCCTTGCCTCTGCGTTTCTGTGCTTGTTGTGCAAAGAAAAAACGTTTCTCATCTACCAAACCTCCTTCAACATCAAAAATAAATTCTTCAAGTAATTGCTTCTACTgttcatcctctttatcatcgTTTTCATGCTTATGAAAGGAATTTTTGAGTTATTGGTGaataaacaaacaaagaaattcAAAGTGAAACACGGTACAAAAATTGAAAAGTTCTAGGGGAAAAATATGAATCAGCTAAATGGGGGAAAAATCATTGACAAGCATTCTCTATGGGCAATCTGAATGTATATATACATCCCTTTCTCTTGTACTATCACAATCAATGTGAAGATCTACACTAGATTTATCGATCTATGAACTTTGAGAGGTCGATAGAGAAAAAGATGGAGCTAGATCTGCGAAAGAAACACAACAGAGCACCAAAGAAACGCCAGATCTGGGACGATTTGGGATGGTGCAATGGTGGTCGCGCGACTTGGTTAGACAGGTCTTGGTAGTCGTAGTCTTCAGAGTTGGAGATTCGTGGATGGTGGTAAAGACTGAGCACGATGGTGGTGAGGACTGTACAAGAGGACGGTGGTCACGAGGTCTGGACACGATTGGTGTGGCCGCATCTATTTAATTCGGAGAAGAGAGGGCATGAGATCTGCAATTGAGAAGAGAAGGAAAGGAAATTGAAAAACtagagagaaaggaaaagatgCGTGGGAAAGAatagtaaagtaagagagaggaaaacttgattttttaccaaattaaaaaattaaaaaaattacaaatgggctttaatgtcggcttTCAAAAGGCAGAcgtttaatgtcagttttaagccgacattaaagctccttctttaatgtcggtttaaaaccgacattaaacgtttgccttttgaaaaccgacattaaagcccatttttcattttttccacccaaCATTAAaagccaaatttcttgtagtgtttccATTTGGCTACTTTGTAGGTTTTCAGCTAATTGAGGAGTGGGGGGAATTTGATGATGTTGTTAATTTTAAAGCTAAAATATGTGAAAATGAAGTCAATGACATCAATTGAAGTGAGAATATGTGAAGAAAGgtcaatatatataatatgaaaagattgTTTTACAAAAAGAATTGTAGTCTAATATCAACACCTTTCGACTAACAAGGTAAATGAGACTACTAAAAGATTCAAGCGCTTGTTTAGCACAATTTTGTAGAATGAGACATACACACCACTTATATATAGGAACTCTCTTTCAAACCACCCAACACCAATTTCTCACAATAAGCAACAAAGTTGAAGCATTGAAAATCATCAACTAAATAGTCACTACTGTAGAAAAGTACTGAATATACGGACCAAGATAGGTCATCAACCAAACAAGAAAACAATCTACAAATTCAAAATAACTCAAGGTTGAATGATCATGCTCAACAATGTATAAAACATAATTGGTAACAGCCATTATAGAAACGAAAAGTATAGCCAACGCACAATGCACTAACCatatataaaattaagataCACCTCCACATTTCAATCGACACTGATGTTCTAAAATTAAACTTCTTGAATTCGGCATGTAATGCATTAATTTTCCCTTTTCTGGATAATGTTGCATTCAtaatgaaattttgctataacCATCGGAAAAATTATTGCATAAAAGTTGAAATTCACTCTACTACAAATTTGGCTTTTCTTGATGCACACACATTTTTATTTCTTGATGGTCATGGCAATAGAccataaaaagaaatatttttcttaatgcAATGGTCATCTTGACGGTCCTAACCATCAAGAAAAGATTCCGTATTTTATGGACGCATATGCAAAAATGGTAAAATACTTTAGTTCTTGGGTTGTGGTTTCTTTGACGgtaaaaaaccatcaagaaaagcATTGTTTGATGGACAACAcatataaaaaatatcatattatttgATGGGCATTCTCCATCAAGAAATCGTCGAAAAACAATTTGGTTTCCTTTGACGGACAAAGGAATGAATTTCGTTGATAGGCCTACCTTTCAAAAACTCTTCCTTGATGTTCGTTTCCTTCGTTCATGGGCAAAAACcattaagaaaaatataaaattaatactaatatttatattaattgtTTCACCTCCTTTTTGccatatatattttgttattttattaatatcatttttcataaaagtttttgtttgtggaaatttccttttcttaacggagttggaaaattttgaaccacttcattttttttacattcTTTGGTGAAGAACAATTATGACATAAACCAATTTTGCATATTgaatataaaatgaaataaataaataacaataataataataataataattaaaaaaataaagaaaatatttaaagttTGGTAATTGTCCATCCCTCATGTTAAGCCTAGTGTATtgtcaattttgttttttcaaaaaagttCAAGTTTGCTGGCGATATCTCAATATATCTTCGAAGTTTGACATTTTAAGTTGCAAGAATTTTAACAACGGTTGCAATAgagttgtaacgccccaaaatttaaggtaatttactttaattatcttaagtttaaatcGTTGTAATTTTAGGTGTTATTTGTTGCTTTAATTGGATTTTTTGAAGATTGGATCTTATTGGAAAATATCCAATTGTTGTGTTTGTGGAAAGTTGCTTAGTtgtgttggagaagtttttggagagagagaatgaaatttaaaataataattatataatggaaaatataattattatttggtaaaagataattgtgttttatttgggaaaagataaaaagaagataaaagggAGATTTAGTGAGATTTAAATgaggagagagaagatttgtttgttttgacataaaataaggaaaaggaaagagaaaataatattGGTTTATTAATTGTGTTTAAATAGGCATTGGGACCCGTGCACAAAGGAAACCCTAATTTCTTTTTAGAGAAACCTTAAATGTCGTCGCCACTCCATCGCTGCCGTCGGTCGCCGCATCCTTCCCCGCACCATTCTCCATTCGCATTTCCGAGCCGATTTCGTTGTCGTTTGCGCCGTCCCGTTGCTCGCTGTCACAAGGTAAGTCGACAACCGTCGTCTTCAGCCGCGCTGATTCGCCAACCGCCGCCCATTTTTTGTCGTCCGTCTCCGTCCCGTCTACGCCAGCATCTCTGTCACTGAGTCGTCGACCTTCGATAGCTGCCATCCGCCGCCGTTCGTCTGTCGCGACTTACCCATGGAAAAATCCAGAAACTCGAGCCACGCCACCTCCTACTGTTACGTGCCACCGGCTGTCCGTGCACCTCCATAAGTCGCGTGAAGCCGAGCTGCCAGCTGCCAGCCGCACGTGCGTTCCTGCAAGTTACGCACGAGGAAGCCGAGCCGTCCCCTCTACCAGGCAAGCGCGCGAGCCGTGCCCGTTTCCTCGTGTGCGTCTGCCCGAGCCGAACTCTCTACTCCCAGCAAAGCCGCCAACCATTTTGAGCCGCCAATCCTATTTTTGGTTCTTTtcccacctatttttggtaagttgattagATTTTTTACATACCCAACAGAGATTTAATTTTTtgacctaaataatttaatttggattaaattaaattatttctcttaaaggACTATTCGACCAAGTATTTTGGAGCGTGAGATTTCTCCAATTAAGGGATAATTTATTGCAACGTCGACctcgggtaagttatttcaactgaaTTCTTGGGTCCTTGGTCGTTTGATGGTTAAGTTATGGAAATTGGTGGTTTCTAGCTATTTAGGacttcgctgcttggaaagcgtgattttactgttagaatttgattgagcaaatctccaggtaagagattctactactaggcCTACGAGtggaattaagagatcgcatataTTTTTACTTGTGCATATTAACAACTAGATTGCATAACGGCATGGCAATTAattatgatatgatatgacttgatgacgtgatgatgatatgttatgtgcattttatggttagggtgtatgttagcttatcctattagtgttgtacctgcatgggtgtccttcgggatcaccacctttttatgactgtgtagtccgacgggaccgccagtctagcattgacatagacatgattcgagtgattcaacgggatcgctcgcagcccgattgtcttagtgtttcctctggGTACACTACAGACTAGTTTGTCCTATGTGTTCCTTTGGAATCACCGAAGACTAATTATATTCCTCccggatcacatgttgcacgtgttcggaaacgtgttagttcttgggtaccattttcaggactctaatagaaagttaacaggtACCTAGCAGGAcaagtagtgggtcccttactgagtatatctttatactcactctttctatttctatttttcaggcagggacagaggtaagagcaaaggcaagctggtgagcgaccagaagtgaccgtggcgaggcatagggatcttttgcttccgctttatgtcatgTCGACCTTCAGtattcacattttttttattttaactttttattcctattttatttctttaacattagatagggcccgagttaggattttaatctttatacttatctctaatcaccttgtttatgcttttaaatgaaaattttgaggttttgttttatttttttatcataattttacaaattttatttatcttttaaattagtaatggcttcgacttagtatgaGGAGTTGGGTCAGAGCCTATGTTTTAGGTTCTGCAGACTGACTTACaatgtaagtctttgttttgtttttacccttatggctatacggtccttcgtcactcgcaaGGTATGTTTAAGACTTTGCTAATGTTATGATCATAACCTTGCCTGAATAAAAATAGATAGTATGATCGTTATGATTAGTGTGGTGAAAAGTTTCTACTGGTGAAATTTAGGAAAAAATGTCGCCGCGTAGAGGTGCACGTCGAAGGGGGGGTAGGAGAGGTAGAGGAGCTTGACGTACCCAGTCGGAGGAGCAACCTACTGTGCAGGAAGCCAACCCTACCGCAGTTGTCACCCAGGCgaatctcgccgcgatggagcaacGATACCAGGACATGCTACAGGCTGCTTTAGCACCTTTTTATGTTGTCCAACAAGCCCAGACCGCTCATCCTCCAGCCCTAGTGGAAGCTCAGACTGCGCTGGATCAACTGTCGGCATAGGCCAAACATCTGAGAGACTTTAAGAAGTACAATCCTAAAACGTTTGACGGATGCATGGACAACCCTACCatggcccaaatgtggttgacctCTATAGAGAAgatcttcaggtacatgaaATGCCTTAATGaccagaaggttcagtgtgcagttttcttcctggaggatagaggcaccgtgtggtgggagactgctgagaggatgctgggtggagatgtcagcaagataacctaggagcagtttaaggagagcttctatgctaagttcttttCTTCCAACGTGAAGTATGCGAAGCAACAaaagttcctaaacttggagcaaggcgacatgacggtggagcagtatgaCGTTGAGTTTGACATGCTATCCCGTTTTGTCCCTGATGTTGTGAAGGATGAGAAGGCCATTACCGAGAAATTCATCAAAGGTCTCAGACTAGATCTCCAGAGTATCGTTCGAGCCCTCAGACTAACTACCCATGATGCTTTACGCCTGGCACTAGACTTGAGTCTGCACGAGAGAGCTGATTCGTCCAAGGCTTCCGGCAGAGGGTTAGCCCTTGGTCAGAATAGGAAGGTTGAGTCGTAGCCTGACTTGACACCGCAACGAaatctgaggtcaggaggtATCTTCCAGCAGCATCGTCGGGAGCTTGCAGCTTCCGGGAGAACCTTGAGAGAGCTACCTATTTGTCATAGCTGTAGAAAAGttcatggaggtcgttgcttggccgggagtggagtttgcttcaggtgcaggcaACCAGGGCATACCGCTGATGCTTGTCCTAAAAAACACATTGAGACTACCTCGTACCAGCATCCCGCTTCCCAACAGGGAAAAGTTTTTACCACTACTCGTCAGGACGTTGAGCGAGCTGGTATAGTGGTGATAGGTACGCTCCCgatcttggggcattatgctgTTGTGCTGTTTGACGTTGGGTCATCCCATTCCTTCATATCTTCTGTGTTTGTTCAGCATGTTTGTTTAGAGGTAGAATCGTTTAGTGgtgttttgtctgtttctactccatctagGGAGGTTTtgttgtctaaagaaaagataaaggcatgtcagATAGAGATAGAAAACCAAATGTTAGATGTGATcctactagtgttagacatgtaGGATTTTGACGTAATCCTTGGGCATGGATTGGTTGTTTactaaccatgcaagtatagatTATTTCCGTAAGGAAGTCATTTTTAACCCTCCCTCTAGGGCTACTTTCAAATTTAAGGGGGCTGGAATCGTATGTATATCCAAGGTCATCTCGGctatgaaggctagtaaactactcagccagggtacctAGAGCATCTTGACAAGCGTATTAGATACCAGAGAACAAGAAGTTTCCTTGACCTCCGAACtcgtggtaagggagtaccctgatgtATTCCTTGACGAGCTTCCAGGACTTCTACCTCCTAGAgagatagacttcgccatcgagttggAGCCAGACACTGCTCCTATTTCGAGGgtcccttacagaatggctccagctgaGCTAAAGGAGTGGAAGGTGCAGTTGCAGGAGTTGTTGAACAAGGGTTTCATTcgacccagtgtgtcaccttggggagcactggtgttgttcgtgaagaggaaggatgggtcaatgcgcctttgcattgactacagagagctaaacaaggtgacagtcaagaaccgctatcccttgcccaggattgatgatttgttcgatcagttgcaaggagccaccgtcttttctaagatcgacctACGATCAGGCTACCACCAGTTGAGGATAAGGGATAGTGATATTCATAAGATCGCTTTCCGTTCCAGATACGGGCATTACGACTTCCttgtgatgtcctttggtttgactaatgctcctgcggtattcatggacttgatgaacagggtgtttaaggatttcttagacacgtttgttatagttttcattgacgacattttaatttactccaagactgaggctaagcatgaggagcatttgtatcaggttttggagacttttcgagctaataagtt
It contains:
- the LOC127148472 gene encoding uncharacterized protein LOC127148472 — encoded protein: MTVEQYDVEFDMLSRFVPDVVKDEKAITEKFIKGLRLDLQSIVRALRLTTHDALRLALDLSLHERADSSKASGRGLALGQNRKHVCLEVESFSGVLSVSTPSREVLLSKEKIKAYTREQEVSLTSELVVREYPDVFLDELPGLLPPREIDFAIELEPDTAPISRVPYRMAPAELKEWKKVTFLSHVVFSEGVSVDPAKIEAITSWPRSSTVSKRRLVEVGQGEDFSISSDDGLTFDRRLCVPEDSAVKVKAPRQKSAGSLQPLSVLGWKLESVSIDFITRLPRSLKGYTIIWDVVDRLTKSAHFVPGKSTYTAMHDVFHVSMLRKYVANPMHVVDFEPLQINENLSYKE